GGCCACCACCAGGCCGAGCCTCTCCGCACTCCCCGTGAGGAGGAGGACCAGCCACGCCTGGGCGGCAGCCTGCATCCAGGTCCCCATCTGCGAGGTGAAAAGGGCCAGCCAGTAGGTGCGGTAAAGGGGGTCCTTGAGAAGGGCCAGGGCCAGCACCTCCCTAGCTTACGACTGACCGCCCAGTCAACTCCAGCCCCGTGCCACGGGGACCTACACGCCACGGGGACCTATACTGGGAGCATGCTGCAACGCGGCTTTCCCCTCTTGCGGATTCTGGGCATCCCCGTCCACTTGGACTTCACCTTCCTCCTCATCCTGCCCCTCCTGGCCTTCCTCATCGGCCGCAACCTCCCCCTTTACCTAGGGCTCTTCGGCCTGCCCCGGGACCCCAGCCTCCTCGAGGGTCAAACCCCCTACCTCCTGGGCCTTGCGGCCGCCTTGGGCCTTTTCCTCTCCGTGCTGCTGCACGAGCTGGGCCACGCCCTCACCGCCCGGCACTTTGGCATCAAAACCCAGCGCATCACCCTCTGGCTGCTGGGCGGGGTGGCCCAGATGGAAAGGATTCCCAAGGAGCCCAAAAAGGAGTTCCTCATCGCCATAGCTGGACCTCTGGTGAGCTTCGCTCTGGCCATTCTCTTCTGGCTCCTGCGCCAGGAGGCGGGGGCCTTGGGCTTCCTCACCCATTACCTGGCCCTGGTGAACTTCATCCTGGGTGTTTTCAACCTCCTCCCCGCCCTGCCCTTGGACGGGGGACGGGTCTACCGGGCCCTCCTAGCCACCCGGCAGCCCTACGTGAAAGCCACGCAAAAGGCCCTGACCCTGAGCCAGGTGGTGGCCTTCGTCCTGGGGCTCTTCGGGCTTCTGGTCCTGAACCCCTTCCTCATCCTCATAGCCTTTTTCGTGTACATGGCCTCGAGGGCCGACGCCGAGGCCACCTTCCTGGCCCAGGCCCTGGAGGGCCTGAAGGTCAAGGACCTCATGACCCAAGACCCCATCGTGGTCCCCAAGGACCTGCCGGTGGCCGAGCTGCTGCAGCTCTCCCTGGCCCACCGGGTCTCCGGCTTCCCCGTGGTGGAGGCGGGGCGGGTCCTGGGGGTGGTGGGCCTCGAGGGCCTGGAGGGGGCGGACCCCATGGCCCCTGTGGACCGCTACCTGCAGGAGCCTCTCCTCCTCTCCCCCGAGGACTCGGCCCTAAGCGCGCTGCAGCGGATGGGGGAGCGGAACTACCCCCGGGCCTTGGTGATGGAGGGGGAGGCCCTTTTGGGTATCCTCAGCAAGACCGACCTCTTGAGGGCCTTCCAGGTGCGGCTCCTAGGGCTTTCCTCCCTTGACAAGCCCAAGGGTATGGGGTAGGTTAGAGGCGCAAAAGTATACGGGAGGTAGGCATGAGGAGAGTCCTTCTTGTCATCGGTCTGCTGGCCCTGGGTCTGGCCCTGGCCCAAAAGCCCAGGGTCATCATCGGCACCGGAAGCACCGGCGGGGTCTTCTTCTTCTACGGCACCGCCTTGGCGGACATCTACAACAGGGCTGGGGTGGCGGAGTTCCAGCCGGTGCAGACGGGGGGCTCCTACGATAACCTCCTCCTCCTCCGGGACCGCACCGACCCCAGGAACAACACCTACTACTGCGCCCTCACCACCACGGACTCGGCCTTTGTGGCCTACAACGGAGAGGAACCCCGCTTCCGGGCCCGGCCCGCCAGGGACCAGAGGGTCCTCTTCTACATGTACCCCTCCTTCATCCACCTAGTGGCCAGCGAGAAAAGCGGCATCAAGGTCATCCAGGACCTGAGGGGCAAGCGGGTCTCTACCGGCCAGCCCGGCTCCAGCACGGAGAACCTGGCCCTCTTGGTCCTCCAGGCCGCGGGGGTGAGGCCGGAGACCTTCGCCAAGCGGGAGCGCCTCCCAGTGGCCGAAGCGGCCAGAGCCCTAGGGGAGGGCACCCTAGACGCCTTCTTCTGGGTGGGGGGCGTGCCCACGGGCTCGATCGTGGAACTGGGCCAAACCCTGGCCCGAAAGGGGGACCGCATCTACCTGGTGCCCATTGACCCGAAGAGCACCACGGCCCAGGTGGCCCTGAAGCGCTTTCCGGGCCTCTTGGACCCCACGACGGTCCCCAGAGGGGTGTACAACACCCGCACGGATGTGCCCGGCCTGAACACGGGGAACATCCTGGTCTGCCCAGAAAGCCTACCCAGGGAGGTGGTCTACGGAATGATGAAGGCCACCTTTGACAACCTGGACACCCTGAGGAGCGCGGTGGCCGCTGCCCGGGACACCTCCATCCAAAACACCGCCAGGCTCTATGGCCAGCTGGCCATCCCCTTCCATCCCGGGGCCGAGCAGTACCTGAGGGAAGCGGGAGCCATAAGGTAACGGAGAAAGCCCCTTTCAGGCCCGGGCGACCGCCCTGGGCCCCTTTTGGAGGCAAACGATGGCGGAAACTTCCAGTCCCATTCCGCAAAGCCCCCTAGGGTGGCTCGCACGGCTAGTCCTCATCCTGGGTTCCCTCTACAGCCTCTACCTGGTCCTCCACCCCTTCACCCCCCTGGCCAAGGCCCAGATTGACCTCCTGGACATCGTCCAGCTTCAGCGGAGCACCCACGTCCTCTTCCTCCTCCTGGGAGCCTACCTGGTGAGCTTCTTCGCCCCCCCCAGAAAGGCCACGCCGGGGGCCTGGGTCTTCCTGGCCTTCAGCCTGATCCCCCTCTACAGCTTCCTCTTTCCCAGGCCTCCCACCCTGGAGCTGCCCCTCGAGGTCCGCCTCTTCGGCCTCCTGGTCTGGGCGGTGGCCGTCCTCCCCGCAGTGGTCCCCAGGCTCCAGCGCCCCACGGCCCTCCTGGGGGCCCTTTTGGCCATCCTCCCCACCTGGTACCAGGCCCGGTACTTTGAGGAGCTGGTCTACCGGGCGGTGATCCCTGAGGCCTGGGACGCGGGGATGAGCCTCACCCTCATCCTCCTCCTCCTGGGGGTGGTCTACCGGCTCCTGGGGCCGGTGATGCCCGTCCTCGTCCTCTTCTTCTTCAGCTACAACCTCCACGCCCAGCTCTTCCCCGGGGCCTTCCGGGGGGCGCCCCAGCCCGTGGACCTCCTCCTGGGCAAGAGCTTCAACGAGACCGAGGCGGGGATCTACGGCCTTATCACCGGGGTCTCGGTCAAGTACCTGGTCTACTTCACCCTCCTCTCGGGGATGATCACCGCCTTGGGCCTGGGGCGGGTGGTGGCCAACATGGCCCTGGCCCTGGTGGGGAAAAGCCCCGCCACCCCCGGCCGGGTCACCGGCCTCGCCGGCACCTTCATGGGGATGTTCTCGGGCTCAGGGGCCGCGGACACCCAGTTCGTCTCCACCCTGACCAAGCCCCTTTACGAAAGGGCCGGCTACGACCGCCTCACCGCCGCCGGGATCGCCGCCACCGCCGGCACCATTGCCCTCATCATGCCCCCCATCATGGGGAGCATCGCCTTCATCATGGTGGAGATCCTGGAGATCCCCTACCTCAAGGTGATGGCCATGGCCCTCGGGCCCGCCCTCCTCTACCTTCTCGCCATCCTGGCCTTCAACGAGTTCTACGCCCGCAAGGCGGGCCTGCCCGCGGTGGCCACGGAGATCGGCATGGCCCGCCGAGCCTACGTCCTCCGCTATAGCCCCATCTTCCTCCCCATCCTCCTCATCGTGGTCCTCCTCTACCTGGGCTACGAGGTGCGCACCGCCGCCAGCCTAGCCCTTTTGGGCTTCATCCTCCTGGCCTACCTGGACCCCACCCTGAGGCCCAAGGGGATCGCCCCCATCTTCCGGGGCCTCGAGGAGGGCTTCCGGGCCCTCCTCCCCATCGGCACCGCGGTGACCTCCGCCAACCTCATCTTCTCCATGATGGTCATCTCCGGCCTGCCCTCCAAGTTCAGCCAGCTCCTGCAGCAGGTCTCCGGGGAAAGCCTCCTCCTCGCCACCCTGATCACGGCCATCTTCAGCCTGATCCTGGGCATGGGGGTCCCCCCCACGGCCACCTACGTCCTCACCTCCGCCCTCACCGCCCCGGCCATCATCGCCCTGGCCACCAAGAACTTCACCGCCTTCGGCCTGGATCCCGAGGCCGCCAGGGTGGCGGCGATCTACGCCACCCACATGTTCCTCTTCTACTACGCTGTCCTGGCGGACGTGACCCCGCCCGTGGCCCTCTCCGGCTACGCCGCCGCCAGCGTCTTCGGCACCCACCCCCTCCCCACTGGGGTCTACGCCGCCCGGGTGGCCCTATCCAAGTACCTGATCGGCTTCTTCTTCCTCCTCTCCTACACGGGCACGGGCCTCCTCATCCTGCCGGTTTTGGAAACCCTGCCCCCTGAGAAGGCCTGGCCCATCATCCTGGAGCGCTTCCTCTCCGTGGGCTTGGGAATCGTCTACCTCTCCGCCGCCGCCGCCGGGTTTACCCGGAGGCCCCTAGGCCGCCTCGAGGCCTGGACCCTGGGGCTCCTGGCCCTCCTCCTCTTCATCCCCCAGACCTCGTTGAACCTCCTGGGCCTCCTCCTGGGCCTTCCCTTCTTCCTCAAAGGGGGCTTGACGGGGCTCTGGCGGAGGGCGTAGGGTAAGCGAGAAAGGAGGCAAGGATGCTACGTGCCCTGTTGGTCATCGTGGCACTTTCCGGCCTGGCCTTGGCCCAGAAGCCCCGGGTGGTCATCGCCACCGGAGGGGTGGGCGGGGTCTACTTCTTCTACGGCACGGCCCTGGCGGAGATCTGGAACCGGGCAGGGGTGGCCGAGGCCCAGGCCACCCAGACCGCCGCCTCCATAGATAACCTCCTCCTCCTGGAAAACCGCACCGGGGGCGGCACCTACTACTGCGGCACCGTTCTGCCCGACTCCGCCTACCTGGCCTACACCGGGGAGCACGAGCGCTTCCGGGGCCGGCCGGCGAGGAGCACCCGCATCCTCTTCGCCATGTACCCCAACTTCCTCCACGTGGTCACCCGGGAGGGGGCGGGAATCCAGGTGGTCCAGGACCTGAAGGGGAAACGGGTCTCCACCGGGGCCCCAGGCTCGGGCACCGAGGTGCAGGCCCTCCTGGTCCTTCAGGCGGCGGGGCTTTCCCCCAGGGATTTCGCCAAGCATGAACGGCTCGGGGCGCAAGAGAGCGCCAGCGCCCTGGCCGAGGGCACCATAGACGCCTACTTCTGGTCCGGGGGCCTGCCCACGGGCTCCATCACCGAGGTGGGGGCGAGCCTGGCCCGCAGGGGCCAGCGGCTCCACCTGGTGCCCATAGACCCCAGGGGCACCGTGGCCCAGAACTTCCAGAGGCGCTTCCCCGGCCTGGCGGGCACGGGGGTCATCCCCAGGGCGGTCTACGGGACCAGGGGCGACACCCCCACCCTCACCTTCTGGAACCTCTTCGTCTGCCCGGCAAGCCTGCCGGAGGAGGCTGCCTACGCCCTGACCAAGGCCACCTTTGACAACGTGGAAACCCTGAGGAACGCCGTGGCCGCTGCCCGGGACACCACTTTGGAGAACGCCGTGCGCTTCGTGGGCGGCACCATCCCCTACCATGAGGGGGCCCTGCGCTACTTCCGCGAGGTGGGGGCCCTGAGGTAGCGGTGTGGGCCCTAAGGCGGGAAAGCTCCCTGGCCCGGCTCCTCCGGAGCTGGGCCTTTTGGCTCATCCTCCTGGCCGCCTCCCTCCTTCGGGTGGTGGAGGTGGAGGCCGAAGGGGAAAGGGCCTACCTGGTCCTCCTCCCCTTTGAGGAAGCCCGGGTGGAGTTCGTGAACTCGGTGACGGGAAGGCCGGTCCTCCTGGAGTTCCGCCCCCTCTTCCGCTTCCAGGACTTCCGGGCCTACACCGATCCCGAGACCGAGGCCTACTACACGGGGGGGACCTATCCCTGGAACCAGGCCCTGGCCAAGGAGAGGCGCAAGGCGCTTCGCTACTGCTCGGAGTCGGGCCTGGCCCTACGGCTTGGGGGGGAGTGGTTCCGGGTAGAGGGGGGGTGCGTGGGCCTCCGCCTCCTCTTCCCCCCCTAGCGGATCACCTGGGGGACCACCCTGACCGTGAGGGTGCGCCCCTGGCGGAAGACCTCGAGGGCCACCGCCTCCCCTGGCCTCTTGGCGTAGAGGACCTGGCGGAGCCTTGCGATGGAGGTGAGGGGCACCCCATCGGCCCTTAAGAGCACGTCCCCGTCCACCCCCACCTGGAGGGCCTCCCCCGTGGGCAGGGCGAGGTTGGCGAAGCGGGAGGGGGCTCGGAGGCCCGCCCTTTGGGCGGGGCTGTTCCGCTCCACCTCCTGGACCATGAGGCCGGTGTCCGGGAGGCCGTGCTGCCGCCTCAGCCTCTCCGGATAGAGGGATAGGGGGACGAGGGAGACCCCGAGGCGGGGGCGGCTGCGGATGATCTCCTCCGCGGTGAGGACCCTCCCCGCCTTGAGCTCCGGCAGGTACTGCTTGACCAGGTTGATGGGCAGGGCGAAGCCCACCCCAGCGAACTGGGCGGCCCCGAACTGGCCCGTGGGGGTGAGGATGGCGGTGTTGATGCCGATGACCTCCCCCCGGGAGTTGAGGAGGGGCCCCCCGGAGTTCCCGGGGTTGATGGCGGCATCGGTCTGGATCACCTGGGGTACCAGGCCGGTCTCGTCCCCGATGGCCCCGGGGTTCTCCCGGATGGCGGAGACGATCCCCTGGGTCACGGTGAACTCCAGGCCGAAGGGGTTCCCCAGGGCGATGGCCTTCTGGCCCACGCGGATCCGGTCCGAGTCCCCGAGGACCAGGGGCACGAGCCTCTCCCTGGGGGCCTCCACCCTCAGGAGGGCCAGGTCCAGGGGCGGGGCTGCGCCCACCAGGCGGGCCTGGTACTCCTGGGGGTCGCCGTGAAACCTCACGGTGATGCGGCCCGCCCCCTCCACCACGTGGTGGTTGGTGAGGATGTGCCCCTCCCGGTCTATGACGAAGCCCGAGCCCGTCCCCCGCTGGGGGGGCACCTGGAGGAAGGGGGCGAAGAACTCAAACCCCGGGGGCAGGGGAAGGCTCTGGGGCCGGGTGACCACGGCCACGAAGACCACGCCCCTGCCGTAGCGCTCCACGATCTCCACGGTGTTCCGCTCGTACTCCAAAAACCCCTGGTCCCCAAGGGGGGCCTGGGGCCTCCCCTGACCGCTGGAAAGCCCCCACCAGAGCACCCCCCCCGCCAGGGCGGAGAGGGCCAGAAAGCCCACGAAGGAACGGCCAAGGTTCATGGCGTACCTCCCAGGCTCACCCTACGCCCCACGGGTTAGGGGGGGATTAGACGAAGACCACGGTCTTGTTGCCGTGGACCAGGATGCGGTCCTCCAGGTGCCAGCGCACGGCCCGGGCCAGGACGGTGCGCTCCAGCTCCCGGCCTAGCCGCTTGAGCTCCTCCACGGCGTGGCGGTGGGAGACCCGGGCCACGTCCTGCTCGATGATGGGGCCCTGGTCCAGCTCCTCGGTGACGTAGTGGGCCGTGGCCCCGATGAGCTTCACCCCCCGCTCGTAGGCTTGGCGGTAGGGGTCGGCCCCCGCGAAGGCGGGGAGGAAGGAGTGGTGGATGTTGATGATGCGCATGGGAAAACGGGTCACGAAGGCGGGGGAGAGGATCTGCATGTAACGGGCGAGGACCAGGAGCTCCACCCCCGCCTCCTCCAGGAGGGCCAGGATCATGGCCTCGGCCTCTTCCTTCCTCCCCTTCGCCACGGGGACGTGGTGGTAGGGGATGCCGAAGCGCTCCACCTCCTCCCGGTGGTGGGGGTGGTTGGAGACCACCAGGCGGAGGTCCATGGGAAGCTCCCCCACCCTGTAGCGCCAGAGGAGCTCCAAGAGGGCGTGGGCGGGCTTGGAGACCAGGATGGCCGTGCGCTTCCTTTCCGAGGCGAAGGCCAGGCGCCAGGCCATGCCGAACCGGTTGGCCACCACCTCCTGGAAGGCCCGCTCCAGGGCGGGGCGGGCCAGGTCCAGGTGGGAGGCGGTGAAGGCCACCCGCATGAAGAAGGTCCCCCCTTCGGGGTCGGTGGAGTGCTGCTGCAGGTCGGTGATGTTGGCCCCGTGGGCGTAGAGGAAGCCGCTGACCGCAGCGACGATCCCCGGCCGGTCAGGGCAGGTGATGAGGAGGCGGGCCTCGTCCATCCTGGGGTACTATACCGCCATGACGCTTTCCACCGCGGACCTCTGCGACCTCTACCCGGAGGCCGTCCTCCTCCGGCCCATCTTTCAGGACTTTGGGGGGAAAGGGCGTTTTGCCGGAAGGGTGCGCACCCTGAGGGTCTTTGAGGACAACGCCCTGGTGCGAAAGGCCCTCGAGGCCGAGGGCCAGGGCCAGGTCCTGGTGGTGGACGGGGGCGGCTCCCTGCGCACCGCCCTCCTGGGAGGGAACCTGGCCCGGCTGGCCCTGGAGCGGGGCTGGAGCGGGGTGGTGGTCCACGGGGCGGTGCGGGACCGGGAGGAGCTGCGAAGCCTTCCTCTGGGGGTCAAGGCCCTGGGGGCGGTGCCCAGGAGGAGCGCCAAGGCGGGCCGGGGCCTGGTGGACGTGCCCGTGGCCTTCGCCGGAGCTAGGATCCTCCCTTCGTGGTTTCTCGTGGCCGATGGGGAGGGGATCCTCCTCCTCCCCGAGCCCCCGAGCGGCGGCCAAAGCGGCGGATGAGGTCCTCCTCCTTCAGGGCCAGGAGGACGGGCCGGCCGTGGGGGCAGACCCAGGGGGTCGCACAGGCCAGGAGGGCGTCCAGAAGGGCCTGCCCCTGGGCCTGGGCCAGGGGGTGGCCCGCCTTGAGGGCGGGGAGGCAGGCCAGGCGGGCCAGGAGCCCCTTCAGCCCCCTCCCCTCCCCCCGCAAGGCCTCCTTGAAGATCTCGGGCAGGAGGAGGGGGTAGGGGTGGAGGAAGGAGGGGGCGGAGAGGAGGCGCACCCACCCGGGGCCGAAGGCCTCCCAGGCGAAGAGGGGGTAAGGCCCCTCGGGGAGGAGGGCCGCCTCCTCCGGGGTGAGCTCCACCAGGACCGGGTAGGGTAGGGGCGCGAGGCCCTCGTTCTGGAGGCGGGCGAGGAGCTCTTCAAAGAGGACCCGCTCGTGGGCGGCGTGCTGGTCCACCACGTAGAGGGTGTCCCCGGCCTCGGCCAGGAGGAAGCTCCCCCGGAACTGGCCCAGGTAGCGCAGCCGGGGCAGGCCGGAAGGGGCGGGGGCCTCGAGGGGGAGGGGGGCCTGGGCTCGGGCAGGGCCCGGGCTAGGCCGCGCCCGCGCAGGGCCTCCCTCAGGGCCTCCTCCAAGAAGGCCTCCGCCCCCGGGCCCAGGGCCACCTCCTCCTTCCTGGCGTCCAGGCGCAGGCGGAAGGCCCCGGGGGGCAGGGTGAGGTTCAGGACCCCCACGGGGTGGTGCCCCTCGGGGAGGAGGTCGCGGTAGGCCCGGCGCACCGCCCCCAGGGCCGCCTCGGGGAGGAGCACGGGCCTGCCGTTTACCGAAAGGAAGAGCAGGTCGGGCCGGGTGCGGGAGGCCTGGGGGCCGGAGAGGAGGCCGGTGAGGGCCATGCCCCCTCCCCTGTGCTCTAGGGGGAAGAGCCTCTCGGCCAACAACCGGCCGAAGGCCAGCCTGGCCGCCTCCCCCAGCCCCGACCCGGGGAAGAGGAGCCTCGCCTCCCCCTCCAGGAAGAGGGCCAAGGAGAGGTGGGGGTGGTGGAGGAGGTAGCGCCTGAGGAGGTCCAAAACCCCTCTGGCCTCCGCCCTGGGGTCCCTGGCCTCCCCGGCGAAAAGCCCCAGGACCTCCACCCGGGTGCCCGGGGGGCGGGCGCGGGCCGCACCGCCACCGCCTCCCCCTCGGCCACGAGGAGCCCCCCGCCCACCTGCCCCCGGGGGCGGGAGCGGATCCTGAGGGAAGCCGCCTGCCTCAGGGCGTAGAGGGCCTGGCCGCGAAAGCCCAGGGTGGTGATCCCCATCGGGTCTTGGAGCTTGCTGGTGGCGAAGGGCTCCACGGAGAGGGGAAGCTCCTCCAGGGGAATCCCCTCGCCGTCGTCCTCCACCACCAGCCTCTCCAGCCCCCCGCCCCAGAGCTCCACCCTGACCCGCCTGGCCCCGGCGTCCAGGGCGTTTTCCAGAAGCTCCCGCACGGCGTCCCTCACGGAGAGGAGGACCTCGCCCCGGGCCAGGAGCCCCCGGAGGCTTTCCGGAAGGGGCCGGATCACCCCTTCATGCTACCCAAGGGGGCCCCCAGGGCCAAGGCCCTGAGCTCGTGGAGGAGGCGGAGGGCCTCGAGGGGGGTAAGGCGGTCGGGGTCCAGGGCGAGGAGCCTCTCCAGGACCCCTTCCAAGGCTCCCTCCCGCCTGGCGGAGGCGGCCCGGAGGAGGGCCCGGGCCCGCTCCACCACCCCCTGGGGCAGGCCCGCCAGGGAGGCCACCTCCACCCCGTAGCTCTTGGAGGCGGGGCCGGGGAGGACCTGGTGGTAGAAGACGAGCCCCCCCGCCTCCTCCTTGGCGGCCACGTGGAGGTTCTTGAGGCGGGGGAGGGCCAGGGCGGTGAGCTCAAAGTAGTGGGTGGCGAAGAGGCCGTAGCACCGCCTCTCGTGGAGGGCCTCGGCCACCGCCGTGGCGATGGCCACCCCGTCCAGGCTGCTGGTGCCCCGGCCCACCTCGTCCAGGAGGACGAGGCTCCTCTCCGTGGCCTCCCTTAGGATCAGGGCCACCTCCTCCATCTCCACCATGAAGGTGCTCTTCCCCCCAGCCAGGTCGTCCGAGGCCCCGATGCGGGTGTAGATGCCGTCAAAGAGGGGAAGCTCGGCCTCCTCCGCGGGCACGAAGCTCCCCACCTGGGCCAGGAGGGCGATGAGGGCGGTCTGCCGCAGGAAGGTGGACTTCCCCGCCATGTTGGGCCCCGTGACCAGGACGAGGTCGTGGGCCATCTCCAGATCGTTGGGCACGAACTCCGTGCGCCTTTCCACCACAGGGTGGCGCCCGGCGCGGATCCGGAGGCGATCCCCGAAGCGGGGCCTCACGTAGCCATGGCGCACGGCCACCTCGGCCAAGGCGGCGTAAACGTCTAGCTCGGCCAGGATCCTGGCCGCCTCCCTCAGGGCCTCGGCCTCCTTTTTGGCCCTTTCCCGCAGCGCCAGGAAGACCTCCTCCTCCCGGCGGCGGATCAGGGCCTCGAGGCGGTAGAGCTCCCGCTCCCGCTCCCGCATCTCCGGCAGGGCGTAGCGCTGCCGGTCCTTGAGGGTCTGGACGGGGCGGTACTCGGGGGGCACCCTCTCGTAGTAGGGCCGCGTCACCTCCAGGTAGTAGCCGAAGACGGCGTTGTACCCCACCTTGAGGGTGGGGATCCCCGTCCTCACCCTCTCCCGTTCCTCCAGCTCCGCGAAGTAGGCCACCCCCTCCCCGTGGGCCCGCCTCAGGGCGTCCAGCTCCGGGTCGTACCCCGGGCGGATGAGGTGGCCCTCGGAGAGCTTCGGGGGAGGGTCCTCCACCAGGGCCGCCCTGAGCTCCTCCAGGAGGGGCGTCAGGTCGGGAAGCCCCGCCTCCTCCCCCAGGAGGGCCCAGAGCTCGGGAAGGACCTCCAGGCTCCGCCTAAGGGCCCCGAGGTCCCTGGGGCCCGCCCGCGAAAGCTCCAGCCGCGTGGCCAGGCGCTCTAGGTCGCTCAGGCGAAAGAGGAGGCGGCGCACCCCCTCCCGCAAGCTCCCCTCCCGCACGAGGCCTTCCACCCGGGAAAGCCGGGCCTCGAGGGGGCCCGGGTCCAGAAGGGGGTGGCGGAGCCAGGCCTGGAGGAGCCGCCTCCCCGGGGCGGTTCGGGTCTCGTCCAGGATGGATAGCAGGGTGTCCTGGCCCCGCATGGGCTCAAAGACTTCCAACGCCCTTAGGGTGGCCTCGGGCAGGCGCATGAAGGCCCCGGGGTCGTAAGGGCGGAAGGGCTGGAGGCTCAAACTCCCCCCTTGGGTCCTCTGGGCGTAGGCCAGGAGGGCCCCCCGGGCCCGCCTCAGGGCCAAAGGCCCCTCCCCCTCGGGCGCAAAAGGGGCCTCGGAGAGCATGACGGGAAAGCGCTTCCTGAACTCTTCCAAAAAGGCCTGGTTCTCCAAGAGCTCCGGGGCCAGGAGGACCTCCGCGGGACGGTGGCGGAAAAGCTCGTCGTAAAGGGCGCTTTTGCTCCTGAGAAAGGTCCCCTTGAACTCCCCGGTAGAGACGTCCATGAGGGCCAGACCCCACCCGTCCCCGGTGGCGATGGCCGCTAGGTAGTTGGCCTCCCGGGGAAGCAGGCTCTCCTGGACCAGGGTCCCAGGGGTGAGGAGCTGGGTCACCTCCCGCCTCACGAGCCCCTCCGCCTCCTCAGCAGACTCCACCTGGTCGGCGATGGCCAGGCGGAAGCCCATCTTCAAGAGCCTCCCGGCGTAGGCGTCAAAGGCCCTCAGGGGGATCCCCGCCATGGGGGTGGTGAAGTCCTTGCTGGTCTTGTGGGTGAGGACAAGGCCCAGGGCGCGGGCTAGCCTCTCGGCGTCCTCCCCGAAGCACTCGTAAAAGTCCCCCACCTGGAAGAGGAGGAGGTAGTCCGGGTAGCGGTCCCTGAGCTCCACGTACTGCTGGAGAAGGGGGGGAAGGGGGCCCGGGCCTTCGCCCTTGAGCATGCCTCCCATCTTAACCCGCCCGGCCGGAGGGAGGCCCAAAGGGCTACGAGGGCATACCCTCGCCCCCTACCCTTGACAGGATGGGATTGCAGGGGTATAGTCTTGGGTAAGTTGAATGAGGTAGGGACAAAAGTTCCCTAGAGAAGGAGGACCGTATGGAGAGGCTAGATCGGCGCACGACCCTGAAGCTCATGGGTATGGGGGCTGCCCTTTTGGCAGCCGGACCCCGGGCCTTCGCCCAGCAGGCCCCCACCGCGGACCAGTTGGTGAGGGGGAAAAACCCCAGGCTGCTCGTCCTCTCCCAACGCCCCGTGGTCCTGGAAACCCCCTATGACCTCCTGGTGACCCAGCCCGAGAGGACCTCCAAGGAGATCCTCTTCATCCGCAACAACGTGGACCTCCCCGGTTACAACACCGTGGAGGGGGCGAGCCTGGAGGGCTGGAAGATCGAGGTGGGGGGCCTCCTGGACAAGCCCTTCACCCTGGAGGCCAGGGAGCTCCTGGCCCTGCCCCAGACGGAGGTGGCCATGGTCCTCCAGTGCTCGGGGAACGGGCGCTCCCTCTAC
The genomic region above belongs to Thermus sediminis and contains:
- the rraA gene encoding ribonuclease E activity regulator RraA, with translation MTLSTADLCDLYPEAVLLRPIFQDFGGKGRFAGRVRTLRVFEDNALVRKALEAEGQGQVLVVDGGGSLRTALLGGNLARLALERGWSGVVVHGAVRDREELRSLPLGVKALGAVPRRSAKAGRGLVDVPVAFAGARILPSWFLVADGEGILLLPEPPSGGQSGG
- the mutS gene encoding DNA mismatch repair protein MutS encodes the protein MGGMLKGEGPGPLPPLLQQYVELRDRYPDYLLLFQVGDFYECFGEDAERLARALGLVLTHKTSKDFTTPMAGIPLRAFDAYAGRLLKMGFRLAIADQVESAEEAEGLVRREVTQLLTPGTLVQESLLPREANYLAAIATGDGWGLALMDVSTGEFKGTFLRSKSALYDELFRHRPAEVLLAPELLENQAFLEEFRKRFPVMLSEAPFAPEGEGPLALRRARGALLAYAQRTQGGSLSLQPFRPYDPGAFMRLPEATLRALEVFEPMRGQDTLLSILDETRTAPGRRLLQAWLRHPLLDPGPLEARLSRVEGLVREGSLREGVRRLLFRLSDLERLATRLELSRAGPRDLGALRRSLEVLPELWALLGEEAGLPDLTPLLEELRAALVEDPPPKLSEGHLIRPGYDPELDALRRAHGEGVAYFAELEERERVRTGIPTLKVGYNAVFGYYLEVTRPYYERVPPEYRPVQTLKDRQRYALPEMRERERELYRLEALIRRREEEVFLALRERAKKEAEALREAARILAELDVYAALAEVAVRHGYVRPRFGDRLRIRAGRHPVVERRTEFVPNDLEMAHDLVLVTGPNMAGKSTFLRQTALIALLAQVGSFVPAEEAELPLFDGIYTRIGASDDLAGGKSTFMVEMEEVALILREATERSLVLLDEVGRGTSSLDGVAIATAVAEALHERRCYGLFATHYFELTALALPRLKNLHVAAKEEAGGLVFYHQVLPGPASKSYGVEVASLAGLPQGVVERARALLRAASARREGALEGVLERLLALDPDRLTPLEALRLLHELRALALGAPLGSMKG